The Leucothrix mucor DSM 2157 DNA window ATTCTTAATCCTTTGTTGTTCTCCAAGCCACCGCTGCGATAGTCCCACCAGCTCCAAAGTTCATCCTCTTGCTCAAACAGGCGAAAAGAGTCTGAAAAACCCAAATCCAGAATCTTTTTAAGCGCATTACGCTCGGGTGTGGAGCACAAAATCTTCTCGTGCCAAGACTTTGGGTTGTGTACATCGCGATCAGTCGGGGCGATATTAAAATCTCCCAGAATAATAAACTTCTGATGCTGTTGAATCTTTTCCTCAACCCATGCGGTGACTTTTTCCAGCCAGTCCAGTTTGTAAGCAAACTTTTCAGAGCCAACTTCAGAGCCGTTAACCACATACAGATTAAGTACCTGCAAATCACCAAAACGTGCTGCGACGATTCGGCGCTGTGGGTCTTCCAATCCGGGTAAATCAAATAACACATCTTCAGCAGGAATCTTGCTGAGCACGGCGACACCGTTATAGGTTTTCTGGCCATTAAAAACGACTTCGTAACCGGCTTCCCGAATGGCTGCTTCGGGAAACTGATCATCTGTCATTTTAGTTTCCTGCAATACCAGAATATCTGGCTTGGCAGAGGCTAACCAATCTAATACATGAGGCAGCCGCACTCGTAGAGAGTTTACGTTCCAGCTGGCAATCTTCATGCCGCTTCCTCGCTTAAGCCGTTGTGGCGGAGTAAGGCCGCAACATCTGGCTCACGGCCACGGAAGGCAACAAAAGAGTCCATCGCAGGGCGTGAGCCACCTTGTTGCAGGACTTGCTCCAGAAAGTCATTACCCACGGTAGGTGAGAATAGTCCTTCTTCTTCAAAGCGGCCAAAAGCGTCTGCTGACAGTACTTCAGCCCACTTGTAGCTGTAGTAACCCGCTGCATAACCACCGGCAAAAATATGCGAAAAGCTGTGCTGGAAGCGATTAAATACAGGGGCCGGAATCACTGATACCTGTGCACGCGTCTCATCCAGAATTTGCTGAACTTGATCGGCTGTTTTAATCTCAGTATCCATGTGAATGCGGATATCAAAGATTGAGAACTCCAGCTGTCTAACCATCGCCATGCCTGACTGGAAGTGCTGTGCCTTTTTGATTTTGTCGAACAGCTCATCCGGAATCTTTTCACCGGTTTCATAGTGTGCGGCAAACATATCCAAGGCTCCACGCTGCCAGCACCAGTTTTCCATAAACTGGCTCGGTAGTTCGACCGCATCCCACTCCACGCCACTGATACCTGAAATACTCAGATATTCAACTTTGCTCAGCATGTGGTGTAAACCGTGGCCAAACTCGTGGAATAGGGTGATGACTTCATCGTGAGTGAACAGTGCTGGCTTATCGCCGGTGGGTGATGAGGAGTTGCAAGTCATGTAAGCGACGGGTGTTTGTACTGAGTCGCCATCATCAAAGCGGCTGCAATAGCTGCCCATCCATGCACCACCACGCTTATTTTGGCGAGCGTATAGGTCAAAATAGAACTGAGCAACTAGCTCGCCTGACTGATCAAAAATCTCATAAAAACGAACATCGGAATGCCATACATCAACATCGGTACGTTGGCGAATGCTGATGTTGTAAAGCGATTCAACCAATTTAAACAGGCCTTTAATGACCGTATCGGCGGGGAAGTAGGGCTTTAAGTCTTCACTGCTGAAATTAAATAATTGCTGCTTTAGTTTATCGCTGGCATAAGCCACATCCCAAGCTTCCAGCTGTGGAATGTTCAGCTCATCGGCGGCAAAGGTTTTAAGCTCATCAAACTCCTTCTGTGCGTAAGGGCGTGACTTTTCAGCAAGCTCTTGCAGGAAGGTGAGAATATGCGCTGGAGACTCGGCCATTTTTACATCAACGGAGTAATCGGCGTAGTGTTCAAAACCTAACAGCTGTGCCTCTTCCTGACGCAGTTGGAGAATCTCAACCATCAGCTCGCTGTTATCTTGTTCTGGTGCATCTGCCTGATCAGAGGCGCGGGTGGTATATGCTCGGTATAGTGTTTCCCGTAAAGCACGGTCATTGGCATAAGTCATCACGGCGTGGAAGGATGGGAACTCCAGTGTCAGCAGCCAGCCTTCTTGCTCGCGTTGCTTGGCACTTTGCGCCGCAGCTGCCATTGCGCTTTCTGGCATTCCTGCAAGCTTCGATACATCATCAATCGCCAGAGTCCAGTTATTGGTTGCATCCAAAACATGGTCTGAAAATGTAGAGGTTAACTGTGATAAACGTTGGCTGATCTCACGAAAACGCTGCTGCTTGCTTTCATCCAAATCGATTCCAGAGCGGCGGAAACCTTGCAAAGCATCTTCCAGACTTTTGCGCTGAGCATCATTTAAGCCGAGTGCATCCTGATTGTTCTGAATTGATTGCATAGCTTCAAAGTAGGCTTTGTTTTGGCCCATCTCTGCACCGTACTCGCTGAGTTTTGGCAAGCTGGCGTTGTAGGCTTCACGCATTTCTGGCGTATTCACAACTGCATTCATATGGCCTACCGGAGAGAATATTTTGCCGAGTCGGTTATCAGCAACTTCCAGCGGCTGAATGAAATTGTACCAGTTTGGTTCTGGCGTATTTTCCAATAAACGATTTAGCAGAGCCCGGTTGTCCTGCAAGCATTGGTCAAGGGCAGGGCCGACATCACTGGCGGTGATCTTGCTAAATGTAGGCAGGTTTTGGGTTTCCAGTAAGTAGTTCGTCATATTGTTTTTGGTCGCATCAGATTAGTTGCGCTAATCATAATGCTTTTTGCGAATGCTTGCATGAAACCTAATTCACTTATGGGAATAAAAAAGCCCTCGTGTAGTTCGAGGGCTTTTTGTGTGTTGCTATTAGAGAAAGGTTAATTAATCAGCGCTTAGTTTTGGCGATGGGGTCTCACATGAGCCTGTACCATAAGGGCTACGCACATTTGGAGGGCTGTTTTCGCCAGTAACATCTGCAGCCAATACTGGCAGAGTTAAGTTTAGCTTTTCAATATACTCAGTTCCGCCAACTGTTACCTGCGCGGTAATTTGGATGGTTTCCCACCAAGCATGGTTTTGAGGGTAGCTGATTTGAACCGTTGCCTGTCCTGACTCATCGGTGATGCTGTTACCACTTATCGTAGTCGAATTAGTCGGCTCTAAGGTGCCATTGTTGTTGTAGTCTTCATTTTCATCCAACCAGCCATCTCTATCCAGATCTTCTGCACTACATTCTGCATCGGTGTATTGGCCCCAAGCCGCAGCATCCTCATCATAGAAAAGCTGCCCTTTGGCATAATCGGTTGATACAACTGTGAAGTCAACCTGCTTGCCTGAAACTGGGTTTCCCGCATTGTCCGTCACAATGACGCCAAATGTTTTCTGGTAGAACGGGCTATTTTCTTCAATCAACTCATCAAAACCAAAAGCCAGTCGCATCGCATCGCCACCAACGGTCAGGGTAGTGGTATCTTCAATATCAGAAGCGCCTTCAATGTGTGACGTAATCACAACACCATCTTTGGCACTCACAGCTTTACCAGCGGTATACACAATACTTGCGCTACCTGAGGAGTCTGTTTCTGCTTTTGAGCTACTGATTTTTCCGTCAACCGTGTCATTTAGGTTGAATACAACCACCTGACCTTTGACCGGATTATCATTGATGTCACGAACCTGCGCCAAAATAGAACTGCTACCCAAGGCGGCAATAATTGAAGGATCTGCCTGAATGTTTAAGTAATGTGGGTCGGTTGCGATGTACTCCATTGCAAGGCTAGTCGATAGGTAAGTCGTGTTATCGGTTGCGGTGATTACCGTACCACCGGCGGTTGCTGATTCAATATCGAAAGTAGCGTTACCGCTGGCATCAGTCGTTACTTGCCCAACCTCAACGCCGCCCACTGAGATTTTTCCGCGAGTTGCGCTAAGGTGTATGGTTTTTCCAGCCTGAGGCACACCATCTGCGGTCCATGCCAATGTGATTGCTTCAGTCGTATTAACCGGAATTTCTGTATTGCCACTGCTTAGATTGAATGCATTGGGTGATACAGTAATGATTTTGCTTGTGATTGCGCCGAGTGCTTCGGCAGTAATTGTGTACTCGCCACCAACGCTAGGCTGCAGTTCAAACTGTGCTTCACCTTCAGAGTCAGTCACAAGTGTGGAGTTTAATAGTGATGAGCTGATGGTAACAGACTGCTGAGATAAACCTTCATCGGCCGCATCTTTTAGCTTTACGGTATAAGTTGTCGGTTTATCCATTGAGATGCTTTCAGCACCATCAATTTGTACTGTCGTACCGATAATATCAATCGACAGGGTTTCCGTGATGTCGCCCGCTGTTACCGATACATTGACGCTCTGATTGCGAGGCTCATCCGGCACTAAATTCCATGTCGTTAAAATACCGTCAGAGCTAACCGT harbors:
- a CDS encoding Ig-like domain-containing protein; translation: MSLTQTTLKLALPLAISLALTACGGGGSGGSSSSSSSTDTGFIVGASTDTSTDTDTDTSDTSTDTTNETETGTAEVASLVIYASSRSLLSDADSDDATEGSDPVTIYMMAKDSNNIALSGITFTPSVDNGATLLPGTVSSDGILTTWNLVPDEPRNQSVNVSVTAGDITETLSIDIIGTTVQIDGAESISMDKPTTYTVKLKDAADEGLSQQSVTISSSLLNSTLVTDSEGEAQFELQPSVGGEYTITAEALGAITSKIITVSPNAFNLSSGNTEIPVNTTEAITLAWTADGVPQAGKTIHLSATRGKISVGGVEVGQVTTDASGNATFDIESATAGGTVITATDNTTYLSTSLAMEYIATDPHYLNIQADPSIIAALGSSSILAQVRDINDNPVKGQVVVFNLNDTVDGKISSSKAETDSSGSASIVYTAGKAVSAKDGVVITSHIEGASDIEDTTTLTVGGDAMRLAFGFDELIEENSPFYQKTFGVIVTDNAGNPVSGKQVDFTVVSTDYAKGQLFYDEDAAAWGQYTDAECSAEDLDRDGWLDENEDYNNNGTLEPTNSTTISGNSITDESGQATVQISYPQNHAWWETIQITAQVTVGGTEYIEKLNLTLPVLAADVTGENSPPNVRSPYGTGSCETPSPKLSAD
- the xth gene encoding exodeoxyribonuclease III, which translates into the protein MKIASWNVNSLRVRLPHVLDWLASAKPDILVLQETKMTDDQFPEAAIREAGYEVVFNGQKTYNGVAVLSKIPAEDVLFDLPGLEDPQRRIVAARFGDLQVLNLYVVNGSEVGSEKFAYKLDWLEKVTAWVEEKIQQHQKFIILGDFNIAPTDRDVHNPKSWHEKILCSTPERNALKKILDLGFSDSFRLFEQEDELWSWWDYRSGGLENNKGLRIDLVLTSNLLSEQCIASYIDKVPRTWERPSDHAPAVAEFRNLDL
- a CDS encoding M3 family metallopeptidase, which gives rise to MTNYLLETQNLPTFSKITASDVGPALDQCLQDNRALLNRLLENTPEPNWYNFIQPLEVADNRLGKIFSPVGHMNAVVNTPEMREAYNASLPKLSEYGAEMGQNKAYFEAMQSIQNNQDALGLNDAQRKSLEDALQGFRRSGIDLDESKQQRFREISQRLSQLTSTFSDHVLDATNNWTLAIDDVSKLAGMPESAMAAAAQSAKQREQEGWLLTLEFPSFHAVMTYANDRALRETLYRAYTTRASDQADAPEQDNSELMVEILQLRQEEAQLLGFEHYADYSVDVKMAESPAHILTFLQELAEKSRPYAQKEFDELKTFAADELNIPQLEAWDVAYASDKLKQQLFNFSSEDLKPYFPADTVIKGLFKLVESLYNISIRQRTDVDVWHSDVRFYEIFDQSGELVAQFYFDLYARQNKRGGAWMGSYCSRFDDGDSVQTPVAYMTCNSSSPTGDKPALFTHDEVITLFHEFGHGLHHMLSKVEYLSISGISGVEWDAVELPSQFMENWCWQRGALDMFAAHYETGEKIPDELFDKIKKAQHFQSGMAMVRQLEFSIFDIRIHMDTEIKTADQVQQILDETRAQVSVIPAPVFNRFQHSFSHIFAGGYAAGYYSYKWAEVLSADAFGRFEEEGLFSPTVGNDFLEQVLQQGGSRPAMDSFVAFRGREPDVAALLRHNGLSEEAA